The DNA sequence CAGAAAGATATGCACACCCGTCTGCGTGCCATGACCGTTGAGGACTCGGCACGCTATTTCCGTACGCTTGGGGTACAGGAGAGTATGGAAGCTATTATGGAGGAAATAAACACGATCCCCTATGAGAGGTACCGCACAGAGGTACAGCCAAAACCGGGTGCAGTCGCATTCCTGCAGCGGCTTCATCAACAGGGAACCCCTATGTGTATTGTTTCCAGTACGGACGCCCGCAGTATCCGTGCGGTATTTGACCGGCTGGGCGTTACACAGCTTTTTCAGTTCATTTTGTCAACAAATGACTTTGGCAGCGGCAAGGACCGTCCGGAGATTTTCCAGGCAGCGGCCCGCGGACTGGGCGGCACGCCTGAAGAAACTGTGGTCTTTGAAGACGCATTGTATGCGATTCGGACCGCCAAAATGGCGGGTTTTCCGGTCGCGGCATTGGCGGACGCGGAAGCAAAACCGGAAAAGCCGGAAATTCAGGAGCTGGCAGATGTATATTTGCCGGACCTCCGCTATTTTCCATGGGAAACGGCAGACGGTCTGCCGGAAGTTTCCTGCTGTGCTGTGATTGTGGCGGCGGGCGCCTCCACACGAATGGGCCGTCCCAAACAGGAGATTCCACTGGGCGGTAAGCCTGCATTGGTGCATACGCTTTCTGCTTTTGAACAGGCGAAAACGGTTCAGCGTGTCATATTGGTCTGCCCACCCGGTCAGGAAGCACATTTCCGCGCGCTGGCGGTGAAGAATCACTGTACAGACAAGCTGGCGGCCATTGTGCCGGGTGGTGATACCCGCCAAAAGTCCGCGGCGGCCGGAGCCAAAGCGGCCGGAGCGTGCAGACTGCTTGCCATTCACGATGGTGCCCGTGTGCTGGTAACACCGGAAGAAATTGACCGTGCGGTAGCAGATGCTGCCCAATACGGTGCGTCTGCGCTGGCGGTGCCAGTGAAAGATACGATTAAAAAATCGGACGAAAACGGCCTCATTATTGACACGCCGGAACGTCGGAACTTATGGGCGGTGCAGACACCGCAGGTTTTTTGTGCCAAGGCATACCGCAGCCTGCTTTCCGGCGGTGGGCAGAACCTGACGGATGACTGTCAGCTGTTTGAGCATGCCGGATATCCGGTACACCTCTGCCGCGGCAGTTATACCAATTTTAAACTCACCACGCCGGACGATGTACCGGCGGCGGAGGCTGTTTTGCGCAAAAGGGGCGAAAAATGATGCGCATAGGACATGGATATGATGTACATAAACTGGTGCCCGGCCGCCGCCTGATTCTGGGCGGGGAAGAGGTCCCGTATGAGAAGGGCCTGCTGGGCCATTCGGACGCGGACGTGCTGGCGCACGCTGTATCGGATGCATTGCTGGGTGCCGCGGCACTGGGGGACATCGGCTGTCTGTTTCCGGACACGGACCCGGCTTACAGCGGTGCCAACAGTTTACAGCTTTTGCAGGAGGTCTGCCGCCATGTGCGGGCGAACCGATATGAAATAGAAAATATCGACGCCACCATTCTTTGTCAGCGGCCGAAACTGCGCCCGTATATTACTGCCATGCGGCAGAATTTGGCACAGGCCTGCTCCGTTCCTGTGGAACAGGTTAGTGTCAA is a window from the Caproicibacterium lactatifermentans genome containing:
- the ispD gene encoding 2-C-methyl-D-erythritol 4-phosphate cytidylyltransferase → MQVKYAIFDMDGTLLDSMHVWDNLGEDILSRHGISAQKDMHTRLRAMTVEDSARYFRTLGVQESMEAIMEEINTIPYERYRTEVQPKPGAVAFLQRLHQQGTPMCIVSSTDARSIRAVFDRLGVTQLFQFILSTNDFGSGKDRPEIFQAAARGLGGTPEETVVFEDALYAIRTAKMAGFPVAALADAEAKPEKPEIQELADVYLPDLRYFPWETADGLPEVSCCAVIVAAGASTRMGRPKQEIPLGGKPALVHTLSAFEQAKTVQRVILVCPPGQEAHFRALAVKNHCTDKLAAIVPGGDTRQKSAAAGAKAAGACRLLAIHDGARVLVTPEEIDRAVADAAQYGASALAVPVKDTIKKSDENGLIIDTPERRNLWAVQTPQVFCAKAYRSLLSGGGQNLTDDCQLFEHAGYPVHLCRGSYTNFKLTTPDDVPAAEAVLRKRGEK
- the ispF gene encoding 2-C-methyl-D-erythritol 2,4-cyclodiphosphate synthase, whose amino-acid sequence is MRIGHGYDVHKLVPGRRLILGGEEVPYEKGLLGHSDADVLAHAVSDALLGAAALGDIGCLFPDTDPAYSGANSLQLLQEVCRHVRANRYEIENIDATILCQRPKLRPYITAMRQNLAQACSVPVEQVSVKATTEEGLGFTGAGEGIAVHAVCLLR